A genomic stretch from Enterobacter dykesii includes:
- the mdtC gene encoding multidrug efflux RND transporter permease subunit MdtC, protein MKFFALFIYRPVATILISLAITLCGVLGFRLLPVAPLPQVDFPVIMVSASLPGASPETMASSVATPLERSLGRIAGVNEMTSSSSLGSTRIILEFSFDRDINGAARDVQAAINAAQSLLPSGMPSRPTYRKANPSDAPIMILTLTSDTYSQGQLYDFASTQLAQTISQINGVGDVSVGGSSLPAVRVGLNPQALFNQGVSLDDVRSAISNANVRKPQGAIEDSSHRWQIHTNDELKTAAEYQPLIIHYNNGAAVRLSDVASVTDSVQDVRNAGMTNAKPAILLMIRKLPEANIIETVNSIRARLPDLQETIPAAIDLQIAQDRSPTIRASLEEVEQTLIISVALVILVVFLFLRSGRATLIPAVAVPVSLIGTFAAMYLCGFSLNNLSLMALTIATGFVVDDAIVVLENISRHLEAGVKPLQAALKGTREVGFTVLSMSLSLVAVFLPLLLMGGLPGRLLREFAVTLSVAIGISLAISLTLTPMMCGWMLKRSKPHSQPRRKGFGRFLMAMQEGYGKSLKWVLNHTRLVGLVLIATIGLNVWMYITIPKTFFPEQDTGVLMGGIQADQSISFQAMRGKLQDFMKIIREDKAVDNVTGFTGGSRVNSGMMFITLKPRGERNETAQQVIDRLRVKLAKEPGANLFLMAVQDIRVGGRQANASYQYTLLSDDLAALREWEPKIRKALAALPELADVNSDQQDNGAEMALTYDRETMSRLGINVEAANSLLNNAFGQREISTIYQPMNQYKVVMEVDPRYTQDISALDKMFVINNDGKAIPLSYFASWQPANAPLSVNHQGLSAASTISFNLPAGSSLSEASDAINRAMTQLGVPSTVRGSFAGTAQVFQETMNSQVILILAAIATVYIVLGVLYESYVHPLTILSTLPSAGVGALLALELFGAPFSLIALIGIMLLIGIVKKNAIMMVDFALDAQRNGNLSSEEAIFQACLLRFRPIMMTTLAALFGALPLVISGGDGSELRQPLGITIVGGLVMSQLLTLYTTPVVYLFFDRLRLRFSRKNRETVNG, encoded by the coding sequence GTGAAGTTTTTCGCCCTCTTCATTTATCGCCCGGTGGCGACGATTTTAATCTCGCTCGCCATTACCCTCTGCGGCGTGCTGGGCTTCCGGCTGCTGCCGGTAGCGCCGCTGCCGCAGGTGGATTTCCCGGTGATTATGGTCAGCGCCTCGCTGCCGGGCGCCTCGCCGGAAACCATGGCCTCGTCCGTTGCCACGCCGCTGGAGCGCTCGCTCGGGCGGATTGCGGGGGTCAACGAGATGACCTCCAGCAGCTCGCTGGGCAGCACGCGCATCATTCTGGAGTTTAGCTTCGACCGGGACATTAACGGCGCGGCGCGCGACGTGCAGGCCGCCATTAACGCCGCGCAAAGCCTGCTGCCGAGCGGGATGCCGAGCCGCCCAACCTACCGCAAGGCCAACCCGTCCGATGCGCCGATTATGATCCTGACGCTGACCTCGGATACGTATTCTCAGGGGCAGCTTTACGACTTTGCGTCTACCCAGCTGGCGCAGACAATCTCACAAATTAACGGCGTCGGTGACGTGAGCGTCGGCGGGAGCTCCCTGCCCGCCGTGCGCGTCGGCCTAAACCCGCAGGCGCTGTTCAACCAGGGCGTGTCGCTGGACGACGTGCGCTCCGCCATCAGCAACGCCAACGTGCGTAAACCGCAGGGGGCGATTGAGGACAGCAGCCACCGCTGGCAGATCCACACTAACGACGAGCTGAAAACCGCCGCGGAATATCAGCCGCTCATTATTCACTACAACAACGGCGCGGCGGTACGCTTGAGCGACGTTGCCAGCGTCACCGACTCGGTGCAGGACGTGCGTAACGCCGGGATGACCAACGCAAAACCGGCCATTCTGCTGATGATCCGCAAGCTGCCGGAAGCGAACATTATTGAGACGGTGAACAGCATTCGCGCCCGTCTTCCGGACCTGCAGGAGACCATCCCGGCAGCTATCGATCTGCAAATTGCCCAGGATCGCTCCCCGACCATTCGCGCCTCGCTTGAAGAGGTGGAGCAAACGCTGATTATCTCCGTCGCGCTGGTGATCCTGGTGGTCTTCCTGTTCCTGCGTTCCGGTCGCGCAACGCTTATCCCGGCAGTGGCCGTGCCGGTCTCGCTGATCGGTACCTTTGCCGCCATGTACCTGTGCGGGTTTAGCCTCAACAACCTGTCGCTGATGGCCCTGACGATAGCGACGGGCTTCGTGGTGGATGATGCCATCGTGGTGCTGGAAAACATTTCCCGCCACCTGGAAGCGGGCGTGAAGCCGCTGCAGGCCGCGCTGAAGGGCACGCGTGAGGTGGGCTTTACGGTGCTCTCCATGAGCCTGTCGCTGGTGGCGGTATTCCTGCCGCTGCTGCTGATGGGCGGGCTGCCGGGCAGGCTGCTGCGCGAGTTTGCCGTCACCCTCTCCGTCGCCATCGGGATTTCGCTGGCCATCTCCTTAACGCTGACGCCGATGATGTGCGGCTGGATGCTCAAGCGCAGCAAACCCCATTCGCAGCCGCGCCGCAAAGGCTTTGGTCGCTTCCTGATGGCGATGCAAGAAGGCTACGGCAAATCGCTGAAGTGGGTGCTGAACCATACCCGGCTGGTCGGTCTGGTGCTTATCGCCACCATTGGGCTGAACGTCTGGATGTACATCACCATCCCGAAAACCTTCTTCCCGGAGCAGGACACCGGCGTGCTGATGGGTGGCATTCAGGCGGACCAGAGCATTTCGTTCCAGGCGATGCGCGGCAAGCTGCAGGACTTTATGAAGATCATTCGGGAAGATAAAGCTGTGGATAACGTCACCGGCTTTACCGGCGGATCACGCGTTAACAGCGGGATGATGTTTATTACCCTGAAACCGCGCGGCGAGCGCAACGAAACCGCCCAGCAGGTGATTGACCGCCTGCGGGTGAAGCTCGCCAAAGAGCCGGGGGCAAACCTGTTTTTGATGGCCGTTCAGGATATCCGCGTCGGTGGGCGACAGGCGAACGCCAGCTATCAGTACACGTTGCTCTCGGACGATTTAGCCGCCCTGCGCGAGTGGGAGCCGAAGATCCGCAAGGCGCTGGCCGCCCTGCCGGAGCTGGCGGACGTCAACTCCGATCAGCAGGACAACGGTGCCGAGATGGCCCTGACCTACGACCGCGAAACCATGTCGCGGCTGGGCATTAACGTTGAAGCCGCCAACAGCCTGCTGAATAACGCCTTCGGCCAGCGCGAGATCTCCACCATCTACCAGCCGATGAACCAGTACAAGGTGGTGATGGAAGTCGATCCGCGCTACACCCAGGACATCAGCGCTCTGGACAAAATGTTTGTGATCAACAACGACGGCAAGGCGATTCCGCTCTCCTACTTTGCCAGCTGGCAGCCTGCCAACGCGCCGCTGTCGGTGAACCATCAGGGGCTGTCGGCGGCGTCGACCATCTCCTTTAACCTGCCCGCCGGTTCGTCGCTTTCTGAAGCCAGCGACGCAATTAACCGCGCAATGACGCAGCTTGGCGTGCCGTCCACCGTGCGCGGCAGCTTTGCCGGGACCGCGCAGGTGTTCCAGGAGACGATGAACTCGCAGGTGATTTTGATTCTGGCCGCCATCGCCACGGTCTATATTGTGCTGGGCGTGCTGTATGAGAGCTACGTTCACCCGCTGACCATTCTTTCGACGCTGCCGTCGGCGGGCGTGGGGGCGCTGCTTGCGCTGGAGCTGTTTGGCGCGCCGTTCAGCCTGATCGCGCTCATCGGGATCATGCTGTTGATCGGCATTGTGAAGAAAAACGCCATCATGATGGTGGATTTCGCCCTGGACGCCCAGCGCAACGGCAATCTGTCGTCGGAAGAGGCCATCTTCCAGGCCTGCCTGCTGCGTTTTCGTCCGATTATGATGACCACTCTGGCGGCGCTGTTTGGCGCGCTGCCGCTGGTTATCTCGGGCGGCGACGGCTCAGAGCTGCGCCAGCCGCTGGGGATCACCATCGTCGGCGGCCTGGTGATGAGCCAGCTGCTGACGCTGTACACCACGCCGGTGGTCTATCTGTTCTTCGACCGCCTGCGGCTGCGCTTTTCGCGTAAAAACAGAGAAACGGTAAACGGGTAA
- a CDS encoding MFS transporter yields the protein MTELPSNVRWQLWIVAFGFFMQSLDTTIVNTALPSMAKSLGESPLHMHMVIVSYVLTVAVMLPASGWLADKVGVRNIFFTAIVLFTTGSLFCAQANTLDQLVMARVLQGIGGAMMVPVGRLTVMKIVPREQYMAAMTFVTLPGQVGPLLGPALGGMLVEYASWHWIFLINLPVGIIGAIATLTLMPNYKMQTRRFDFFGFILLAAGMAMLTLALDGQKGLGISTLKLGMLVVIGITAILWYLRHARGNDKALFSLNLFKNPTYRLGLFGSFAGRVGSGMLPFMTPVFLQIGMGFSPFHAGLMMIPMVLGSMGMKRIVVQVVNRFGYRHVLVTATLGLALVSLLFMAVALMGWYYVLPLVLFCQGIVNSMRFSSMNTLTLKDLPDDLASSGNSLLSMIMQLSMSVGVTIAGLLLGMYGQHHLSVDTPVAHQVFMYTYLSMAVIIALPAFIFARVPDDTSKNVVIRRGKRSGS from the coding sequence ATGACCGAGCTTCCCAGCAACGTTCGCTGGCAATTATGGATAGTCGCCTTCGGCTTCTTTATGCAGTCGCTGGATACGACCATCGTCAACACCGCCCTCCCCTCCATGGCGAAAAGCCTGGGGGAGAGCCCGCTGCATATGCACATGGTGATTGTCTCCTACGTGCTGACGGTGGCCGTCATGCTGCCCGCCAGCGGCTGGCTGGCCGATAAAGTGGGCGTGCGGAATATCTTCTTTACCGCCATCGTGCTGTTTACAACCGGCTCGCTGTTTTGCGCCCAGGCCAACACCCTCGACCAGCTGGTGATGGCGCGCGTGCTGCAGGGCATCGGCGGGGCAATGATGGTGCCCGTCGGGCGGCTAACGGTGATGAAGATCGTACCGCGCGAGCAGTACATGGCGGCGATGACTTTTGTCACCCTGCCCGGCCAGGTTGGGCCGCTGCTGGGCCCGGCGCTCGGCGGCATGCTGGTGGAGTACGCCTCCTGGCACTGGATCTTCTTAATCAATCTCCCTGTTGGCATTATCGGTGCCATCGCTACCCTGACGCTGATGCCAAACTACAAAATGCAGACGCGGCGCTTTGATTTCTTTGGCTTTATCCTGCTGGCGGCGGGCATGGCAATGCTTACCCTGGCGCTGGACGGGCAAAAAGGGCTCGGGATTTCCACCCTGAAGCTGGGGATGCTGGTCGTTATCGGCATCACCGCCATTCTGTGGTATCTGCGGCATGCCAGAGGTAACGATAAGGCGCTGTTCAGCCTGAACTTGTTTAAAAACCCTACCTATCGCCTTGGCCTGTTCGGCAGCTTCGCCGGGCGCGTCGGCAGCGGCATGCTGCCGTTTATGACGCCCGTTTTCCTGCAAATCGGAATGGGATTTTCGCCGTTCCACGCGGGGCTGATGATGATCCCGATGGTGCTCGGCAGCATGGGAATGAAGCGCATCGTGGTGCAGGTGGTGAACCGCTTTGGCTACCGTCACGTGCTGGTGACCGCCACGCTGGGGCTGGCGCTGGTAAGCCTGCTGTTTATGGCCGTGGCGCTGATGGGCTGGTACTACGTCCTGCCGCTGGTGCTGTTCTGCCAGGGGATCGTCAACTCCATGCGCTTCTCGTCGATGAATACCCTGACGCTGAAGGACCTGCCGGACGATCTGGCGAGCAGCGGCAATAGCCTGCTGTCGATGATCATGCAGCTCTCAATGAGCGTGGGCGTCACCATTGCCGGCCTGCTGCTCGGCATGTACGGCCAGCACCATCTCAGCGTCGACACGCCGGTGGCGCATCAGGTCTTTATGTATACCTATCTCAGCATGGCGGTCATCATCGCCCTGCCCGCTTTCATCTTCGCCAGAGTGCCGGATGATACCAGCAAGAACGTCGTGATCAGGCGCGGCAAAAGGAGTGGTTCATGA
- the baeR gene encoding two-component system response regulator BaeR, giving the protein MIELPIDENTPRILIVEDEPKLGQLLIDYLRAASYAPSLISHGDQVLPYVRQTPPDLILLDLMLPGVDGLTLCREIRRFSDVPIVMVTAKIEEIDRLLGLEIGADDYICKPYSPREVVARVKTILRRCKPQRELQVLDAESPLIVDESRFQASWRSKLLDLTPAEFRLLKTLSHEPGKVFSREQLLNHLYDDYRVVTDRTIDSHIKNLRRKLEALDAEQSFIRAVYGVGYRWEADACRIA; this is encoded by the coding sequence ATGATCGAGTTACCGATTGACGAAAACACGCCGCGCATTTTGATCGTGGAAGACGAACCCAAGCTGGGACAGCTGCTGATCGACTATTTACGTGCGGCCAGCTACGCTCCATCGCTAATCAGCCACGGCGACCAGGTGCTGCCGTACGTGCGCCAGACCCCGCCGGATCTGATCCTGCTGGATTTAATGCTGCCAGGCGTTGACGGGCTGACCCTGTGCCGGGAAATTCGTCGCTTCTCCGACGTGCCGATCGTCATGGTCACCGCAAAAATTGAAGAGATTGACCGCCTGCTGGGGCTCGAAATTGGCGCGGACGATTACATCTGCAAGCCCTACAGCCCGCGTGAAGTGGTCGCCCGCGTGAAAACCATTCTGCGCCGCTGCAAGCCGCAGCGCGAGCTTCAGGTGCTCGACGCCGAAAGCCCGCTGATTGTCGACGAAAGCCGCTTCCAGGCAAGCTGGCGCAGCAAGCTGCTGGACCTGACGCCTGCGGAGTTCCGCCTGCTGAAAACCCTTTCCCACGAGCCGGGGAAAGTGTTCTCCCGCGAGCAGCTGCTGAACCACCTGTATGACGATTACCGCGTCGTGACCGACCGCACCATCGACAGCCATATCAAAAATCTGCGCCGCAAGCTGGAAGCGCTGGACGCCGAGCAGTCGTTTATTCGTGCGGTGTACGGCGTGGGGTATCGCTGGGAAGCGGATGCGTGCAGGATTGCGTGA
- a CDS encoding pentapeptide repeat-containing protein, with the protein MQRTPQFKKFLKTARKHRKENFWDVCYDISAPTFTNSIISDYFGMRSTQHTVSEQNISIEKEDIKSNKTSPDKNLLVNKVDFDKCDFSGNNGGKKITFQDCKFHECYFSFSEFNDTSFKNCKFESCSFSQSKFFRCVFDSRCIFYRISLSGGTTSFENTEINATKFFKDVYKPYIEKKELYASKNKKEHIEEYLLSKSIVKLSRKILASNQSCANDELYYDSVKNLYLQKLNEKQHYNTNSLMESMENIQSKKKYSKSRKNKETKYITKEFLKVMAFYLKNLALPLEKKITQLFGFINGWGGSLQRMFFIGLCILFVYSIIYSIMDLGYVTYKSSDGITEKIHVEGYYYIMSSIIKSFDITFLAGYTKHISNTDGLFKQFTILSNMLMGLFWYAVAIPSLINKISINRL; encoded by the coding sequence ATGCAACGTACACCACAATTTAAAAAATTCCTCAAAACAGCAAGGAAACACAGGAAAGAAAATTTTTGGGATGTTTGTTATGATATATCAGCCCCTACCTTTACAAACTCAATTATAAGTGATTATTTTGGCATGCGCTCAACGCAGCATACGGTTTCCGAACAGAATATATCAATTGAAAAGGAGGATATTAAAAGTAATAAAACCTCACCTGATAAAAATCTTCTAGTGAATAAAGTAGATTTCGATAAATGTGATTTCTCAGGCAATAATGGCGGAAAAAAAATAACATTCCAAGATTGCAAATTCCATGAATGCTATTTTTCATTTAGTGAGTTCAACGACACCTCTTTCAAAAATTGTAAGTTTGAGTCATGTTCATTTTCGCAATCTAAATTTTTCAGATGCGTCTTCGACTCCAGATGCATTTTCTATAGAATCTCTTTGAGTGGCGGTACGACTTCATTTGAAAACACTGAAATCAATGCTACTAAATTCTTTAAGGATGTATATAAACCATATATTGAAAAAAAAGAATTATATGCGAGCAAAAATAAGAAAGAACATATCGAGGAATACTTACTTTCAAAAAGCATAGTGAAATTATCACGGAAAATTCTGGCATCGAATCAATCTTGCGCAAATGATGAATTGTACTATGACTCAGTTAAAAACCTATATCTACAAAAATTAAATGAGAAGCAACACTATAATACAAATTCACTTATGGAGTCGATGGAAAATATTCAAAGCAAGAAAAAATACTCTAAATCAAGAAAAAACAAAGAGACAAAATATATAACCAAAGAATTTTTAAAAGTAATGGCTTTTTACCTAAAAAACTTAGCGCTGCCTTTAGAAAAAAAGATCACTCAACTATTCGGATTTATAAATGGATGGGGTGGAAGTCTACAGCGCATGTTTTTCATAGGGTTATGCATACTTTTTGTTTATTCAATAATTTATTCTATAATGGATTTAGGATATGTTACTTATAAATCTAGTGACGGTATTACTGAAAAGATTCATGTTGAAGGATACTATTACATTATGTCTTCTATAATTAAAAGCTTTGATATTACTTTCCTTGCCGGGTATACTAAACACATATCTAATACTGATGGGCTATTTAAACAATTTACCATATTAAGCAACATGCTTATGGGACTTTTTTGGTATGCTGTAGCGATTCCGTCATTGATTAACAAAATAAGCATTAATAGACTATG
- the baeS gene encoding two-component system sensor histidine kinase BaeS, whose protein sequence is MKFWRPGITGKLFVAIFATCIVLLVTMHWAVRISFERGFIDYIKHGNEQRLQGLSDALSEQYAQHGNWRFLRNNDRFIFQILRSLEHDTGDDRPGPGMPPHGWRTQFWVIDQDMRTLVGPRAPIPPDGTRRAIKVNNATVGWVIASPVERLTRNTDINFDRQQRRTSWLIVALSTLLAALATFPLARGLLAPVKRLVEGTHKLAAGDFTTRVDTRSQDELGKLAQDFNQLASTLEKNQQMRRDFMADISHELRTPLAVLRGELEAIQDGVRQFTPESVASLQAEVGTLTKLVDDLHQLSMSDEGALAYQKAPVDVINILEVISGAFRERFASRNLKIDLSLPDSAVVFGDKDRLMQLFNNLLENSLRYTDSGGGLHISGRQENGRFALTFADSAPGVQDAQLEKLFERFYRTEGSRNRASGGSGLGLAICVNIVEAHNGTIRAAHSPFGGVSITVELPLERDLSREV, encoded by the coding sequence ATGAAATTCTGGCGTCCGGGCATTACCGGCAAGCTCTTCGTGGCGATATTTGCCACCTGTATCGTCCTGCTGGTCACCATGCACTGGGCAGTGCGGATAAGCTTTGAGCGCGGTTTTATTGATTACATCAAGCATGGCAATGAACAGCGTTTACAGGGCTTAAGCGATGCGCTGAGTGAACAGTACGCCCAGCATGGCAACTGGCGTTTTCTGCGCAATAACGACCGCTTTATTTTCCAGATCCTGCGCTCGCTGGAGCACGATACCGGTGACGATCGCCCGGGGCCTGGCATGCCGCCGCACGGCTGGCGCACCCAGTTCTGGGTAATTGATCAGGACATGCGCACGCTGGTGGGTCCGCGCGCGCCGATACCGCCGGACGGCACCCGTCGTGCAATCAAAGTCAACAACGCGACAGTCGGCTGGGTTATCGCCTCTCCGGTGGAGCGCCTTACGCGCAACACCGACATCAACTTTGACCGCCAGCAGCGCCGCACAAGCTGGCTGATTGTCGCCCTCTCCACCCTGCTCGCCGCGCTCGCCACCTTCCCGCTGGCGCGCGGTCTGCTCGCTCCGGTGAAACGGCTGGTGGAAGGGACGCACAAGCTCGCCGCCGGGGATTTCACCACCCGCGTCGATACCCGCAGCCAGGACGAACTGGGCAAGCTGGCGCAGGACTTTAACCAGCTCGCCAGCACGCTGGAGAAAAACCAGCAGATGCGCCGCGACTTTATGGCCGATATTTCCCACGAGCTGCGCACGCCGCTGGCGGTGCTGCGCGGCGAGCTGGAGGCCATTCAGGACGGCGTGCGCCAGTTTACGCCCGAATCGGTGGCCTCTCTGCAGGCGGAGGTGGGCACACTCACCAAGCTGGTGGACGATCTCCACCAGCTCTCCATGTCCGACGAAGGCGCGCTGGCCTACCAGAAGGCGCCGGTGGACGTAATTAACATTCTGGAAGTGATCAGCGGCGCCTTCCGCGAGCGGTTTGCCAGCCGCAACCTGAAAATAGACCTCTCCCTGCCGGACAGCGCGGTGGTGTTCGGCGACAAAGACCGGCTGATGCAGCTGTTCAATAACCTGCTGGAAAACAGCCTGCGCTACACCGACAGCGGCGGCGGGCTGCATATCTCCGGCAGGCAGGAAAACGGGCGCTTTGCCCTCACTTTCGCGGATTCCGCCCCCGGCGTGCAGGACGCGCAGCTGGAAAAGCTGTTTGAACGTTTCTACCGTACCGAAGGTTCTCGCAACCGCGCCAGCGGCGGCTCCGGCCTTGGGCTGGCGATTTGCGTTAACATCGTCGAGGCGCATAATGGCACGATCCGCGCCGCCCATTCGCCTTTTGGCGGGGTTAGCATTACAGTAGAGTTACCTCTGGAACGGGATTTATCGAGAGAAGTATGA